One Halarcobacter ebronensis genomic window carries:
- a CDS encoding NifB/NifX family molybdenum-iron cluster-binding protein — protein MKIAFASKDNIYVNEHFGWCKEFHIYEIKGDSFLYLKSVDSSIEIDDEIDKLTYKIECIEECDILYVQQIGPKASMMVKSAQVFPMQASKEGEKIEDVLNKLIQMQENPPIWMRRLIA, from the coding sequence ATGAAAATTGCATTTGCTTCAAAGGATAATATTTATGTTAATGAGCACTTTGGTTGGTGTAAAGAGTTTCATATTTATGAAATAAAAGGGGACTCTTTTTTATATCTTAAATCAGTTGACTCTTCAATTGAGATTGATGATGAGATAGATAAACTAACTTACAAAATTGAGTGTATTGAAGAGTGTGATATTTTATATGTACAACAAATAGGGCCAAAGGCTTCTATGATGGTAAAATCTGCACAAGTTTTTCCTATGCAAGCAAGTAAAGAGGGTGAAAAAATTGAGGATGTGTTAAATAAATTAATACAAATGCAAGAAAACCCTCCAATTTGGATGAGAAGGTTAATAGCATAA
- a CDS encoding FprA family A-type flavoprotein: MNNTDPIEIAPNIFFIGVFDPDIRTFDIIMKTANGSSYNAYLIKTSEGVIIVDTVKLEFQEQFFKKIEKLCSYDEIKYVICHHLEPDHAGAIPELMERASNAKVLISPQATAMLKAITHKENIDFETVWTNKSLKLGNKTITFLTTPYLHWPETMSSYIVEDKLLFSGDVFGSHYYDKRVFDDLVGDFFYAFKYYYDHIMRPFKTYALNAIKLYDKLEIDIIATLHGPILRDNPQKYINYYRKWSQPNQKVISNGEKILSIFYLTSYKNTKDMAEAIYEGADSVEGIVANVYDLASIEESNMINILEESDGILIGTPTINADAPKPVWDLLSCMMLLEKRGKVGGAFGSYGWSGEAVDMIIHRLKSLNFRVPPLQYMKIKLIPTKEELKDCYNYGVEIAEVLNGKMIELTMN, encoded by the coding sequence ATGAATAATACAGATCCAATTGAAATAGCACCAAATATATTTTTTATAGGGGTTTTTGATCCAGATATTAGAACCTTTGATATCATAATGAAGACTGCAAATGGTTCTTCATATAATGCATACTTGATTAAAACTTCTGAGGGTGTGATAATTGTTGATACTGTTAAATTAGAGTTTCAAGAGCAATTTTTCAAAAAAATTGAGAAACTCTGCTCTTATGACGAAATCAAATATGTAATTTGTCATCATTTAGAGCCAGACCATGCAGGTGCAATTCCTGAATTAATGGAGAGAGCTTCTAACGCAAAAGTTCTAATCTCTCCACAAGCAACAGCAATGCTTAAAGCAATCACCCATAAAGAGAATATAGATTTTGAAACAGTTTGGACAAACAAAAGTCTAAAACTTGGAAATAAAACAATTACATTTTTGACAACACCTTATCTTCATTGGCCTGAGACTATGAGTTCATATATTGTTGAAGATAAACTTCTTTTTTCTGGTGATGTTTTTGGAAGCCACTACTATGATAAAAGAGTTTTTGATGATTTAGTTGGTGACTTTTTTTACGCTTTTAAATATTACTATGATCATATAATGAGACCTTTTAAAACCTATGCTCTAAATGCTATAAAACTATATGACAAATTGGAGATTGACATTATTGCAACATTGCATGGTCCAATTTTAAGAGATAATCCACAAAAGTATATCAATTATTACAGAAAGTGGAGTCAACCAAATCAAAAGGTTATCTCAAATGGGGAGAAAATCTTATCAATTTTCTATCTAACAAGCTATAAAAATACAAAAGATATGGCTGAGGCAATCTATGAAGGGGCAGATAGTGTTGAGGGAATAGTTGCAAATGTTTATGATTTGGCATCAATTGAAGAGTCAAATATGATAAATATACTTGAAGAGAGTGATGGAATATTAATAGGTACTCCAACAATCAATGCAGATGCTCCAAAACCCGTTTGGGATCTACTTTCTTGTATGATGCTTTTGGAAAAAAGAGGAAAAGTTGGTGGTGCTTTTGGAAGTTATGGTTGGAGTGGAGAGGCTGTTGATATGATAATTCATAGACTAAAATCACTAAATTTTAGGGTACCACCACTACAATATATGAAAATTAAACTGATTCCTACAAAAGAGGAACTAAAAGATTGTTACAACTATGGAGTTGAGATAGCTGAAGTTTTAAATGGGAAAATGATAGAATTAACTATGAATTAG
- the nifB gene encoding nitrogenase cofactor biosynthesis protein NifB, whose translation MSCSCTSSSTHDSLEQEVMDKINNHPCYSEGAHQHYARIHVAVAPACNIQCHYCNRKFDCSNESRPGVTSAKLSPEDAVKKVLYVGGEIQQLSVVGIAGPGDALANPAKTFETFRLLQEKAPDLKLCLSTNGLRLPEFIDEIVKYNVDHVTVTINSVDQSGEIGSKIYPWVHWNHKKVFGAQGAKILLEQQLKGIKMLVERGILVKANSVLIPGVNDKELPNVAKKLKELNVFLHNIMPLLSKEEFGTYYGLNGQRSASDQEVMEAQEACGMDMKLMSHCRQCRADAVGLIGEDRGDEFTPDLFKTMTWQALEDKYDMPSRAKKHEIIENWRAALEAANDRIKIEQASKEQLSSTGETKLVAVTTAGEGTINLHFGSATEFLIYEVGDKAIKFVMHRKVENAYCKGPEDCDGSYPIEEIKQTLKDVDLLLTEKIGDCPQGELKSINLISDDSYALQPIEKSVFEAAKKYFFADVQVEKELG comes from the coding sequence ATGAGCTGTTCTTGTACATCAAGTAGTACGCATGATAGTTTAGAGCAAGAGGTGATGGATAAAATAAATAACCATCCATGCTATAGTGAAGGTGCACACCAACACTATGCAAGAATTCACGTTGCAGTTGCACCGGCATGTAATATACAATGTCACTACTGTAATAGAAAATTTGACTGTTCTAATGAGAGTAGACCAGGTGTTACATCTGCAAAACTTAGCCCAGAAGATGCGGTAAAAAAAGTACTTTATGTTGGTGGTGAAATTCAACAACTCTCTGTTGTTGGTATTGCAGGACCTGGGGATGCTTTAGCAAATCCTGCAAAAACTTTTGAAACTTTTAGACTTTTACAAGAGAAAGCTCCTGATTTAAAACTTTGTCTATCTACAAATGGTTTAAGACTTCCCGAGTTTATTGACGAAATTGTAAAATATAATGTTGACCATGTAACTGTTACAATTAACTCAGTTGACCAAAGTGGAGAAATAGGTTCTAAAATCTACCCTTGGGTACATTGGAATCACAAAAAAGTATTTGGAGCACAGGGTGCAAAAATTCTTTTAGAGCAACAACTAAAAGGTATTAAAATGCTTGTTGAAAGAGGTATTTTAGTAAAAGCTAACTCTGTACTTATTCCTGGAGTTAATGATAAAGAGCTACCAAATGTTGCTAAAAAACTAAAAGAGCTAAATGTATTTTTACATAATATTATGCCTCTTCTATCAAAAGAGGAGTTTGGTACTTATTATGGATTAAATGGGCAAAGAAGTGCAAGTGACCAAGAGGTTATGGAAGCACAAGAGGCTTGTGGTATGGATATGAAACTAATGAGCCACTGTAGACAATGTAGAGCTGATGCAGTTGGTCTTATTGGTGAAGATAGAGGGGATGAATTTACTCCTGATTTGTTTAAAACTATGACTTGGCAAGCTTTAGAAGATAAATATGATATGCCTTCTCGTGCCAAAAAACATGAAATTATTGAAAACTGGAGAGCTGCACTAGAAGCGGCTAATGACAGAATTAAAATTGAGCAAGCTTCTAAAGAGCAATTAAGTTCAACAGGAGAGACAAAACTTGTAGCAGTTACAACAGCAGGTGAGGGAACTATTAACTTACACTTTGGTAGTGCAACAGAGTTCCTTATTTATGAAGTTGGTGACAAGGCTATCAAATTTGTAATGCATAGAAAAGTTGAAAATGCATATTGTAAAGGACCAGAAGATTGTGATGGTTCATATCCAATAGAAGAGATTAAACAGACTTTAAAAGATGTTGATTTACTTCTTACAGAAAAAATTGGAGATTGTCCTCAAGGTGAGTTAAAATCTATTAACTTAATCTCTGATGATTCATATGCATTACAACCAATTGAAAAATCTGTATTTGAAGCAGCAAAAAAATACTTCTTTGCAGATGTTCAAGTAGAAAAAGAGTTAGGGTAA
- the nifV gene encoding homocitrate synthase has protein sequence MLLINDTTLRDGEQAPYVAFNTQEKLNIAQKLYEVGADELEVGIPAMGKKEQDDLKEILNLNLPIRIMSWNRATLKDLEASLNCGLKAVDLSIPVSDILIDVKFKGDKNRLLKQLEEVVLEAKKENLFVCIGGEDSSRADLGFLKELMVLGKSIGADRFRYCDTVGILTPHKTYENIKELSSLNLLDIEMHTHNDFGMATANAIAGFEAGAYSCNTTVIGLGERAGNASFEQVLMSLARLFNKDVKINSKKLKSLIQTVSQASNRRIDTNLPIVGEYIFSHESGIHVNGMMKSKSSYEPFTPKEVGLKRCFPIGKHSGTSTLLYHLRNIGIEPDKEVLEAILPIVREIVTNRKRVLDTQELKELYLCSLDI, from the coding sequence ATGTTACTTATAAATGATACAACACTAAGAGATGGAGAACAAGCTCCATATGTAGCATTTAACACTCAAGAAAAACTAAATATTGCCCAAAAGCTTTATGAAGTGGGTGCTGATGAATTGGAAGTTGGAATCCCAGCAATGGGGAAAAAAGAACAAGATGATTTAAAAGAGATTTTAAATCTAAATTTACCTATTAGAATAATGAGTTGGAACAGGGCAACCTTAAAAGATTTAGAGGCCTCTTTAAATTGTGGGTTAAAAGCAGTTGATTTATCTATTCCTGTATCAGATATATTAATTGATGTAAAGTTTAAAGGGGATAAAAATAGACTTTTAAAACAACTAGAAGAAGTTGTTTTAGAAGCAAAAAAAGAGAACTTATTTGTCTGCATTGGGGGAGAAGACTCAAGTAGAGCTGATTTAGGTTTTCTAAAAGAGCTTATGGTTTTGGGAAAATCTATAGGTGCAGATAGATTTAGGTATTGTGATACTGTAGGGATTTTAACTCCACATAAAACCTACGAAAATATTAAAGAGTTAAGCTCTTTAAATCTTCTAGATATAGAGATGCATACTCACAATGACTTTGGAATGGCAACTGCTAATGCCATTGCAGGGTTTGAAGCGGGTGCATATAGTTGTAATACTACAGTAATTGGTTTGGGAGAGAGAGCAGGAAATGCCTCTTTTGAACAAGTTCTTATGAGTTTGGCTAGACTTTTTAATAAAGATGTAAAAATCAACTCAAAAAAACTTAAATCACTAATCCAAACTGTTAGTCAAGCATCAAATAGAAGAATTGATACAAACCTTCCAATAGTTGGTGAGTATATCTTTTCACACGAATCAGGTATTCATGTAAATGGAATGATGAAGTCAAAATCTTCATATGAACCTTTTACACCAAAAGAAGTTGGACTAAAAAGATGTTTCCCTATTGGAAAACACTCTGGTACTTCAACTTTGCTTTATCATTTAAGAAACATTGGAATAGAGCCAGACAAAGAGGTTTTAGAGGCTATTTTACCTATTGTTAGAGAGATAGTCACAAATAGAAAAAGAGTACTAGATACTCAAGAATTAAAAGAGTTATACTTATGTTCGTTGGATATTTAA
- a CDS encoding CCE_0567 family metalloprotein has product MSELTEDQKEMKKELAKYKRKVVELAGVVHDIVEDTIWTEYTKLPQLSEQIVAAMKDVNDFKAEHPYLS; this is encoded by the coding sequence ATGTCAGAATTAACAGAAGATCAAAAAGAGATGAAAAAAGAGTTAGCAAAATACAAAAGAAAAGTTGTTGAGCTAGCTGGTGTTGTTCATGATATTGTTGAGGATACTATTTGGACTGAGTATACAAAACTTCCACAACTTAGTGAACAAATTGTTGCTGCAATGAAAGATGTTAATGATTTCAAAGCAGAACATCCATATTTAAGTTAA
- a CDS encoding leucine-rich repeat domain-containing protein, with translation MVSNEIDDFIRWVKSAGLTATISTHIDDINMMTHLDLSKKKIRELPESFGVLKNLTVLKLSNNRLKKLPSSIGELKKLKNFQCENNLLEEIPSSIGNLSKLMILNLNGNRIESLPEELYKLKALTRLTLAANKIKEISPSLGELTKLLYLSLDTNELESLPDAFSNMQSLYYLDLSFNKLNYLPKSISKIEELETLLLEGNRLKNLPSLESHDMLIKLDLSENSLDSLDFNISKLEDLKIFILDNNSLKVLPNEICSLKKLTNLSVSSNELIALPEQIGALQNLEELDVEDNNIEKLPQSISTLKNLKNLYLDGNNNLSRPEGLDLEFCDVD, from the coding sequence ATGGTAAGCAATGAGATTGATGATTTTATAAGATGGGTTAAATCAGCAGGTTTAACTGCAACCATATCAACACATATTGATGATATTAATATGATGACACATTTGGATCTCTCTAAAAAGAAAATTAGAGAGTTACCTGAATCATTTGGAGTATTGAAGAATTTGACAGTTTTAAAACTTTCAAATAATAGATTGAAAAAGTTACCTTCATCAATTGGGGAATTAAAAAAACTAAAAAATTTTCAATGTGAAAACAACCTTTTAGAAGAGATCCCTTCATCAATTGGAAATCTTTCTAAACTGATGATTTTAAATCTAAATGGGAATAGAATAGAGTCTTTACCAGAAGAGCTTTATAAATTAAAAGCTCTTACAAGATTGACTCTTGCAGCAAATAAAATAAAAGAGATATCACCCTCTTTAGGAGAGTTGACAAAACTTCTTTATCTCTCTTTAGATACAAATGAATTAGAGAGTTTACCCGATGCATTTTCAAATATGCAATCTTTATATTATTTGGATTTGTCGTTTAACAAATTAAATTATCTTCCAAAATCAATCTCTAAAATCGAGGAGTTGGAAACACTTCTTTTGGAAGGAAACAGGTTGAAAAACCTTCCTTCTTTGGAATCACATGATATGTTGATAAAACTTGATTTAAGTGAGAATTCACTTGATTCTTTGGATTTTAATATAAGTAAGTTGGAGGATTTAAAGATATTTATTTTGGATAATAACTCTTTAAAGGTTTTACCAAATGAGATATGTAGTCTAAAAAAACTTACAAACTTAAGTGTTAGTTCAAACGAGTTAATTGCTCTTCCAGAGCAAATAGGTGCTCTGCAAAATCTTGAAGAGCTTGATGTTGAGGACAATAATATAGAAAAATTACCTCAATCTATATCAACACTTAAAAATCTAAAAAACCTTTACCTTGATGGGAATAATAACCTATCAAGACCAGAAGGTTTAGATTTAGAATTTTGTGATGTGGATTAA
- a CDS encoding nitrogen fixation protein NifQ, with protein sequence MSDLEIMEVEVLTLLQTNANDDYAKNTLAPWIAKTSLRMGHLYSDLGLISRKEMGRLMTNNFTTLAKLKPKDIRWKKFIYDSIGKTAPACATCKDITNCFQCSLAS encoded by the coding sequence ATGAGTGATTTAGAAATTATGGAAGTTGAAGTATTAACGCTTCTTCAAACAAATGCAAATGATGACTATGCTAAAAATACCCTAGCTCCTTGGATAGCTAAAACTTCGCTAAGAATGGGGCATCTTTATTCAGATTTAGGATTAATTAGCAGAAAAGAGATGGGTAGACTTATGACAAATAACTTTACTACTTTGGCTAAATTAAAACCAAAAGATATAAGATGGAAAAAGTTTATCTATGATTCTATTGGAAAAACAGCACCAGCATGTGCAACTTGCAAAGATATTACAAACTGTTTTCAATGCTCATTGGCTTCTTAA
- a CDS encoding RluA family pseudouridine synthase: MPFILKKFIVQKGKKIQLVLMQDLGLNPRQSNRLISRGRVFNSKNQSYEMSEIVSEESLYIALFEGHTRGLKPLLIFEDFAIFDKPSNLMIHPISKSTEYSLLDEIRYHLGEKANQAHRIDAETSGLVLVGLNDKVTNALATMFEKKEYKKSYLAIVRGKIQEELTVDKNLKKEGEAIGVRMTTCQKNEGKSSITYIKPLKYNKNRDLTLLEVIPITGRQHQIRVHLDSIGHTILGDPIYGIDDETAEEYLTKTLSEEQRFATSGSNRLWLQANYLEFTYKSVIYKIYSKNKDIYKEFNA, translated from the coding sequence GTGCCATTTATTTTAAAAAAATTTATTGTCCAAAAGGGCAAAAAAATACAACTTGTTCTTATGCAAGATTTAGGCTTAAACCCCCGTCAATCAAACCGTTTAATAAGTAGAGGAAGAGTTTTCAACTCTAAAAATCAATCCTATGAAATGTCAGAAATAGTTTCTGAAGAATCTCTATATATAGCACTATTTGAGGGGCATACAAGGGGATTAAAACCTCTTTTGATTTTTGAAGATTTTGCAATTTTTGACAAGCCTTCAAATTTAATGATTCATCCTATCTCAAAAAGTACAGAGTATAGCCTTTTAGATGAGATAAGATACCATTTAGGAGAGAAAGCGAATCAAGCCCATAGAATAGATGCAGAGACTTCTGGCTTGGTACTCGTAGGACTTAATGACAAAGTTACAAATGCTCTTGCAACAATGTTTGAAAAAAAAGAGTATAAAAAATCATATTTAGCAATTGTAAGAGGAAAAATCCAAGAAGAGTTAACAGTTGATAAAAATTTAAAAAAAGAGGGTGAAGCTATTGGAGTTAGAATGACAACTTGCCAAAAAAATGAAGGGAAGAGTTCAATAACCTATATAAAACCACTTAAATACAATAAAAACAGAGATTTAACTCTTTTGGAAGTTATTCCAATAACAGGCAGACAACACCAAATAAGAGTTCATTTAGACTCAATAGGACACACCATCTTAGGTGATCCCATATATGGTATTGATGATGAAACAGCAGAAGAGTATCTAACAAAAACCCTAAGTGAAGAGCAAAGATTTGCAACTTCAGGTTCAAATAGACTCTGGCTTCAAGCAAACTATTTAGAGTTTACATATAAAAGTGTTATATATAAAATATACTCTAAAAATAAAGATATCTACAAAGAGTTCAATGCTTAA
- the purB gene encoding adenylosuccinate lyase, protein MVERYAREEMSSKWTQEARYAAWLEVEKAAVKAWNKLGLIPDEDCEKIVKNATFSVERIEEIEAITKHDLIAFNTSVSESLGEESRWFHYGLTSSDAVDTGVALQMRDSLKIIIDDVKMLMESIEKRAQEHKYTLMVGRSHGIHGEPITFGLTLAVWYDEVSRHLKNLEETMEVISVGQISGAMGNFAHAPLELEEYAMAELGLKPEPCSNQVIHRDRYARLATALALLASSVEKFAIQVRHLQRTEVYEAEEYFAKGQKGSSAMPHKRNPILTENITGLARMIRAYAIPAMENVALWHERDISHSSTERFWLPDAFITADFMLHRMNSVIANLTVMPENMMKNLNLTGGLVFSQRVLLELPKAGVSREDAYKIVQRNAMKVWEEIQHGKPTTNEQGESLYLGHLLSDEELRSKLSEEQIRECFNYEYYTKNVDAIFKRVFK, encoded by the coding sequence ATGGTTGAAAGATATGCCAGAGAAGAGATGAGTTCAAAGTGGACACAAGAAGCAAGATATGCAGCATGGCTTGAAGTTGAAAAAGCAGCTGTAAAGGCTTGGAACAAACTTGGACTTATCCCAGATGAGGATTGTGAAAAGATAGTAAAAAACGCTACTTTTTCAGTGGAAAGAATAGAAGAGATAGAGGCAATAACAAAACACGATTTAATTGCATTTAACACAAGTGTATCAGAATCTCTTGGAGAAGAATCAAGATGGTTTCACTATGGACTGACCTCTTCAGATGCTGTTGATACAGGTGTTGCACTTCAAATGAGAGACTCATTAAAAATCATTATTGATGATGTTAAGATGTTAATGGAGTCAATTGAGAAAAGAGCGCAAGAGCACAAATATACACTTATGGTAGGAAGAAGCCATGGAATTCATGGAGAGCCAATAACTTTTGGACTTACTCTTGCTGTTTGGTATGATGAGGTATCAAGACACCTTAAAAACCTTGAAGAGACTATGGAGGTTATAAGTGTGGGTCAAATCTCTGGAGCTATGGGTAACTTTGCACACGCACCTTTAGAACTTGAAGAGTATGCGATGGCAGAATTAGGTCTTAAACCTGAACCTTGTTCAAACCAAGTTATCCATAGAGACAGATATGCAAGACTTGCAACAGCTTTGGCTTTGTTGGCTTCTTCTGTTGAAAAATTTGCAATTCAAGTAAGACACTTACAAAGAACAGAAGTTTATGAAGCAGAAGAGTATTTTGCAAAGGGACAAAAAGGATCTTCTGCTATGCCTCATAAAAGAAATCCAATTTTAACTGAAAATATCACAGGGCTGGCAAGAATGATTAGAGCCTATGCAATCCCAGCAATGGAAAATGTTGCATTATGGCACGAAAGAGATATCTCTCACTCTTCAACTGAGAGATTTTGGTTACCAGATGCATTTATTACAGCAGATTTTATGCTCCACAGAATGAACAGTGTAATTGCTAACCTAACAGTTATGCCTGAAAATATGATGAAAAATTTAAACTTAACTGGTGGTTTAGTTTTCTCTCAGCGTGTTTTACTAGAATTACCAAAAGCTGGCGTAAGCAGAGAAGATGCTTATAAAATTGTTCAAAGAAACGCAATGAAGGTGTGGGAAGAGATTCAACATGGTAAACCCACAACAAACGAACAAGGTGAATCTTTATACCTTGGACACTTATTATCAGATGAGGAGTTAAGAAGTAAACTCTCGGAAGAACAAATTAGAGAGTGTTTTAATTACGAATACTATACTAAAAATGTAGATGCAATTTTTAAAAGAGTATTCAAATAA
- a CDS encoding ribonucleoside-diphosphate reductase subunit alpha, producing MAIMIEKRNGRKEILDITKIQKMTIAATDGLDGVSQSELELDAQIKFIDGMSSSDIQDALIKTAVEKIDIDVPNWTFVAARLFLFDLYHRVGKSTHGIKGEPYCHLKDYLKYGKEAGRIIPSLGEGYDLDDLNDYIDPSRDFLFNYLGIKTLYDRYLIKNRKAQPIELPQQMFMAIAMFLAQHEENRQEKAKEFYDVVSKFEVMLATPTLSNARTNRHQLSSCYIGSSPDNIEGIFDGYKEMALLSKYGGGIGWDWNQIRALGGVIDDHKSAAGGTIPFLKITNDIAIAVDQLGTRKGAIAVYVEPWHMDISDFVDLKKNSGEERRRTHDLFPALWIPDLFMERIVEDSYWTLFDPYEVKDLSELYGDAFKAKYQEYERDENVTKERVKAKDLWKKILTSYFESGSPFLCFKDNANRANPNSHVGHIRSSNLCTEIFQNTNPNHYKIKLEFEDGTIKTYEEQDIIVVDGGQKKKANKVTALDSIDGKRVFIVEKEKIDGDTAVCNLASINLGRVNTKEDLERVVPTAIRMLDNVIDLNFYPLRKVKATNLKSRSIGLGVMGESQMLAENKLVWGSNDHLKRIDSIMETISFNAIKASSELAVEKGIYPTFQDSNWSKGIMPHDHSPQAVNALVEKDLFDSGYDWDALREKVKKDGMRNGYLMAIAPTSSISILVGTTQAIEPVYKRKWYEENLSGLIPVVVPNLSPETWTYYTPAYEVDQLDIIRAAAIRQKWIDQGQSTNIFMSLDKASGKYLHEIYTLAWKLGLKSTYYLRSQSPEAANDVEDRSMECSGCQ from the coding sequence ATGGCAATAATGATTGAAAAACGAAACGGAAGAAAAGAGATTCTTGATATAACGAAAATCCAAAAGATGACAATAGCTGCAACTGATGGATTAGATGGAGTATCTCAAAGTGAGTTAGAGTTAGACGCGCAGATTAAATTTATTGATGGTATGAGTTCTTCTGATATTCAAGATGCGTTGATAAAAACAGCTGTTGAAAAAATTGATATTGATGTTCCAAACTGGACTTTTGTAGCTGCAAGACTTTTTTTATTTGACCTTTACCATAGAGTTGGAAAATCTACACATGGTATAAAAGGTGAACCTTATTGCCATTTAAAAGATTATTTAAAATATGGAAAAGAGGCAGGAAGAATTATTCCAAGTCTAGGAGAGGGTTATGATTTAGATGATTTAAATGATTATATTGACCCTTCAAGAGATTTCTTGTTTAACTACTTAGGTATTAAAACACTATATGATAGATATTTAATTAAAAATAGAAAAGCACAACCAATAGAGTTACCACAACAGATGTTTATGGCAATTGCTATGTTTTTAGCACAACATGAAGAGAACAGACAAGAAAAAGCAAAAGAGTTTTATGATGTTGTATCAAAATTTGAGGTTATGCTTGCAACTCCAACTTTAAGTAATGCAAGAACAAATAGACACCAACTAAGCTCTTGTTATATTGGGTCAAGCCCAGATAATATTGAAGGTATTTTTGATGGTTACAAAGAGATGGCATTATTATCTAAATATGGTGGTGGTATTGGTTGGGATTGGAACCAAATAAGAGCTTTAGGTGGAGTTATTGACGACCATAAAAGTGCAGCGGGTGGAACAATTCCATTTTTGAAAATCACAAATGATATTGCAATTGCTGTTGACCAACTAGGAACAAGAAAGGGTGCAATTGCTGTATATGTAGAACCATGGCATATGGATATCTCTGATTTTGTTGATTTAAAGAAAAACTCAGGGGAAGAGAGAAGAAGAACTCACGATCTGTTCCCAGCTCTTTGGATTCCAGATTTGTTTATGGAGAGAATTGTAGAGGACTCTTATTGGACACTATTTGATCCATATGAAGTAAAAGATTTATCAGAACTTTATGGGGATGCTTTTAAAGCGAAATATCAAGAGTATGAAAGAGATGAAAATGTTACAAAAGAGAGAGTAAAAGCAAAAGATTTATGGAAAAAGATTTTAACTTCATATTTTGAGTCAGGTTCTCCATTCCTTTGTTTTAAAGATAATGCAAATAGAGCAAATCCTAACTCTCATGTGGGACATATTAGAAGCTCAAATCTTTGTACAGAGATTTTCCAAAATACAAACCCTAACCACTATAAAATCAAATTAGAGTTTGAAGATGGAACAATAAAAACCTATGAAGAGCAAGATATTATTGTTGTTGATGGTGGGCAAAAGAAAAAAGCAAACAAAGTTACAGCTTTAGACTCTATTGATGGCAAAAGAGTATTTATTGTTGAAAAAGAGAAAATTGATGGAGATACAGCAGTTTGTAACCTAGCTTCAATAAACCTTGGAAGAGTAAATACAAAAGAGGATTTAGAAAGAGTTGTTCCAACAGCTATTAGAATGCTTGATAATGTAATTGACCTTAACTTCTATCCATTAAGAAAAGTAAAAGCAACAAACCTAAAATCAAGAAGTATTGGTCTTGGTGTTATGGGTGAATCTCAAATGTTAGCAGAGAATAAACTTGTTTGGGGAAGTAATGACCACCTAAAAAGAATTGATTCTATTATGGAGACAATCTCTTTTAATGCAATTAAAGCTTCATCTGAATTAGCAGTTGAAAAAGGGATTTATCCAACATTCCAAGACTCAAACTGGTCAAAAGGTATTATGCCTCATGATCACTCTCCACAAGCAGTTAATGCTCTTGTAGAAAAAGATCTATTTGATTCAGGGTATGATTGGGATGCTCTAAGAGAAAAAGTTAAAAAAGATGGTATGAGAAACGGTTATTTAATGGCAATTGCTCCAACTTCATCTATCTCTATTTTAGTGGGAACTACTCAAGCTATTGAGCCGGTATACAAAAGAAAATGGTATGAAGAGAACTTATCAGGACTTATTCCTGTAGTTGTTCCAAATCTATCTCCAGAGACTTGGACTTATTATACTCCTGCTTATGAAGTAGATCAATTAGATATTATAAGAGCAGCAGCTATTAGACAAAAGTGGATAGATCAAGGACAAAGTACAAATATTTTTATGTCTTTAGATAAAGCAAGTGGAAAATATCTCCATGAAATCTATACATTAGCTTGGAAATTAGGACTTAAATCTACTTATTATCTAAGAAGTCAATCTCCTGAAGCAGCAAATGATGTGGAAGATAGAAGTATGGAGTGTTCAGGTTGTCAATAA